CACCAATCTCATCAAAGCTTTGCTCTGTTTCCAGCACAAACTTCTAGTTCTGCCTATGAGCAATGTAGTCAGCCAATGCCACCAACGGTGCGGCCTTGCCCCCATCAAAATCCGCCAGCTGCTCCTTAGCCTCCTCATTCAGCTTCCCAGCAAACTCCCTGGCTTTCTCAAGTCCCAACAGTTTTGGGTATGTCGTTTTATTCGCTGCCAAATCTTTCCCCGCCGTTTTCCCCAATTCCTCTGATGATTTCGTCACGTCTAATATATCATCCACCACTTGGAAGAGCAACCCAATTTTCCTAGCAAATGTCCTCAGTTTCTCTACTTGTTCATCACTTCCTCCCCCTAAAATTGCCCCCAATACTACAGAAGCCTCCAGTAATGCAGCAGTCTTGTGTATGTGTATGAATTCTAAGGTATCCAAGCCCACATTTGCATTATTCCCAGTGCAACTCAAATCCACCACCTGCCCCGCCACCAGCCCCTCCGTCCCTATGGCCTTAGCCAACTCCCCCACCGCCGCTAGAACCCTTTTCGGCGCCACCCCGGTGGTGGCCGTGGCAATGAACTCAAATGCAAAGGCCAGCAAGGAATCCCCTGCCGGCAGGAACAGAGTCAGTGGGTGAGGTAATTAGATTTGCTTAAGAGCTTTACTCCTAAATCTTTCTGAATAAATAGAGgcataaaagaaattgcaCCGATTTTCACCTGCCAGCACCGCTACATCCTCGCCAAACACCTTGTGATTGGTGGGCTTCCCGCGGCGGAGGTCGTCATTGTCCATACACGGCAAATCGTCATGGATAAGGGACATGGTGTGGATCATCTCCACTGCACAGGCGGCCGGGACGGCTGCGGACTGGTTGCCGCCGACCACCTCGCAGGCGGCAATGCACAGCATGGGTCGGACCCTCTTCCCGCCCGCCAACAACGAGTACCTCATGGCTTCGTGGATCATTGGGGGGTTCTTCACGGAAACCGCGTCGTCCAAGGCTTTGTTCACAAAATTAGCCTTTTCGACGACGTAGGCGTTGAAGTTGAAAGAGGGTTTCTCTTTCCCGGCCTCAATCTTGGGTTCTTCTTCGGTTA
The window above is part of the Sesamum indicum cultivar Zhongzhi No. 13 linkage group LG7, S_indicum_v1.0, whole genome shotgun sequence genome. Proteins encoded here:
- the LOC105166180 gene encoding geranylgeranyl pyrophosphate synthase, chloroplastic-like → MRSMNLVDSWVQTCSIFKQPIHCESFIGFIHQPRIKPHFLKSRKPISSFSVSAIITEEEPKIEAGKEKPSFNFNAYVVEKANFVNKALDDAVSVKNPPMIHEAMRYSLLAGGKRVRPMLCIAACEVVGGNQSAAVPAACAVEMIHTMSLIHDDLPCMDNDDLRRGKPTNHKVFGEDVAVLAGDSLLAFAFEFIATATTGVAPKRVLAAVGELAKAIGTEGLVAGQVVDLSCTGNNANVGLDTLEFIHIHKTAALLEASVVLGAILGGGSDEQVEKLRTFARKIGLLFQVVDDILDVTKSSEELGKTAGKDLAANKTTYPKLLGLEKAREFAGKLNEEAKEQLADFDGGKAAPLVALADYIAHRQN